The Mycobacterium seoulense genome has a window encoding:
- the guaB gene encoding IMP dehydrogenase: MTRGLSHLEDSSDLVGSPYVRDPRIGGLVDDPVPTGGDNPNKVAMLGLTFDDVLLLPAASDVVPATADTSSQLTKKIRLKVPLVSSAMDTVTESRMAIAMARAGGMGVLHRNLPVAEQAGQVEMVKRSEAGMVTDPVTCRPDNTLAQVDALCARFRISGLPVVDDVGALVGIITNRDMRFEVDQTRKVAEVMTKAPLITAQEGVSADAALGLLRRNKIEKLPVVDGHGRLTGLITVKDFVKTEQHPLATKDSDGRLLVGAAVGVGGDAWVRAMMLVDAGADVLIVDTAHAHNRLVLDMVGKLKAEVGEKVEVIGGNVATRSAARALVDAGADAVKVGVGPGSICTTRVVAGVGAPQITAILEAVAACGPAGVPVIADGGLQYSGDIAKALAAGASTAMLGSLLAGTAEAPGELIFVNGKQFKSYRGMGSLGAMQGRGGAKSYSKDRYFQDDALSEDKLVPEGIEGRVPFRGPLSSVIHQLTGGLRAAMGYTGSPTIESLQQAQFVRITSAGLRESHPHDVAMTVEAPNYFAR; this comes from the coding sequence ATGACCCGTGGCTTGTCCCACCTGGAAGACAGCTCCGACCTCGTCGGCAGCCCCTACGTGCGCGACCCCCGGATCGGGGGTCTGGTCGACGACCCGGTGCCCACCGGGGGTGACAACCCGAACAAGGTCGCGATGCTGGGCCTCACCTTCGACGACGTCCTCCTGCTGCCCGCGGCGTCCGATGTGGTTCCCGCCACCGCGGACACGTCCAGCCAGCTGACCAAGAAGATCAGGCTCAAAGTGCCGCTGGTCAGCTCGGCGATGGATACGGTCACCGAATCGCGGATGGCCATCGCGATGGCCCGGGCGGGCGGCATGGGCGTGCTGCACCGCAACCTGCCCGTCGCCGAACAGGCCGGCCAGGTCGAGATGGTGAAGCGCTCGGAGGCCGGCATGGTCACCGATCCCGTCACCTGCCGGCCGGACAACACCCTGGCGCAGGTCGACGCGCTGTGCGCCCGGTTCCGGATCTCGGGTCTGCCGGTGGTCGACGACGTCGGGGCGCTGGTCGGCATCATCACCAACCGCGACATGCGGTTCGAGGTGGACCAGACCCGCAAGGTCGCCGAGGTGATGACCAAGGCCCCGCTGATCACCGCCCAGGAGGGCGTCAGCGCCGACGCGGCGCTGGGGCTGTTGCGCCGCAACAAGATCGAGAAGCTGCCCGTCGTCGACGGCCACGGCCGGCTCACCGGGCTGATCACCGTCAAGGACTTCGTCAAGACCGAACAGCACCCGCTGGCCACCAAGGACAGCGACGGCCGGCTACTGGTGGGCGCGGCCGTCGGCGTCGGCGGCGACGCCTGGGTCCGCGCGATGATGCTGGTCGACGCCGGGGCCGACGTCCTGATCGTCGACACCGCCCACGCGCACAACCGGCTGGTGCTCGACATGGTCGGCAAGCTCAAGGCCGAGGTGGGCGAGAAGGTCGAGGTGATCGGCGGGAACGTCGCCACCCGGTCCGCGGCCCGGGCGCTGGTCGACGCCGGCGCCGACGCGGTCAAGGTCGGGGTTGGTCCGGGCTCGATCTGCACCACCCGGGTGGTGGCCGGGGTCGGCGCACCACAAATCACGGCGATCCTGGAGGCCGTCGCGGCGTGCGGGCCGGCGGGCGTGCCGGTGATCGCCGACGGTGGGCTGCAGTATTCCGGCGACATCGCCAAGGCCCTGGCCGCCGGCGCCTCGACGGCCATGCTGGGCTCGCTGCTGGCCGGCACCGCCGAGGCCCCCGGCGAGCTGATCTTCGTCAACGGCAAGCAGTTCAAGAGCTACCGGGGCATGGGGTCGCTGGGCGCGATGCAGGGCCGGGGCGGGGCCAAGTCGTACTCCAAGGACCGCTACTTCCAAGACGACGCCTTGAGCGAGGACAAGCTGGTCCCCGAGGGAATCGAGGGCCGGGTGCCGTTCCGCGGCCCGCTGTCCTCGGTGATCCACCAGCTCACCGGCGGTCTGCGCGCCGCGATGGGCTACACCGGCTCACCCACCATCGAGTCGCTGCAACAGGCGCAGTTCGTCCGGATCACCTCGGCCGGGCTGCGCGAAAGCCATCCGCACGACGTCGCCATGACCGTCGAAGCGCCGAACTACTTTGCGCGCTGA
- a CDS encoding GuaB3 family IMP dehydrogenase-related protein has translation MVEIGMGRNARRTYELSEVSIVPSRRTRSSQDVSTTWQLDAYRFEIPVVAHPTDALVSPEFAIELGRLGGLGVLNGEGLIGRHADVEAKIAQLVEAATKEPEPSASIRLLQELHAAPLNPDLLGSAVARIREAGVTTAVRVSPQNAQALTPVLLQAGIDLLVIQGTIVSAERVASDGEPLNLKTFISELDVPVVAGGVLDHRTALHLMRTGAAGVIVGYGSTRGVTTSDEVLGISVPMATAIADAAAARREYLDETGGRYVHVLADGDIHTSGELAKAIACGADAVVLGTPLAESAEALGEGWFWPAAAAHPSLPRGALLQIALGERPPLERVLNGPSDDPFGSLNLVGGLRRSMAKAGYCDLKEFQKVGLTVGG, from the coding sequence GTGGTCGAAATCGGGATGGGCCGCAACGCCCGTCGTACCTATGAGCTGAGCGAAGTCAGCATCGTGCCGTCGAGGCGCACCCGGTCCTCGCAGGACGTCTCCACCACCTGGCAGCTGGACGCCTACCGGTTCGAGATCCCGGTGGTGGCCCACCCGACCGACGCCCTGGTGTCGCCCGAATTCGCCATCGAGCTCGGCCGGCTGGGCGGGCTGGGCGTGCTCAACGGCGAGGGGCTGATCGGCCGGCACGCCGACGTCGAGGCCAAGATCGCCCAGCTCGTCGAGGCCGCCACCAAGGAGCCCGAACCGTCGGCGTCGATCCGGCTGCTGCAGGAATTGCACGCCGCGCCGCTGAACCCCGACCTGCTGGGATCCGCGGTCGCGCGCATCCGGGAGGCCGGCGTCACCACGGCGGTGCGGGTCAGCCCGCAGAACGCCCAGGCGCTCACCCCCGTGTTGCTGCAGGCCGGCATCGACCTGCTGGTCATCCAGGGCACCATCGTCTCCGCGGAGCGGGTGGCCAGCGACGGCGAGCCGTTGAACCTGAAAACGTTCATCTCCGAGCTCGACGTCCCGGTGGTGGCCGGCGGGGTGCTCGACCACCGCACCGCGTTGCACCTGATGCGCACCGGCGCGGCCGGCGTCATCGTCGGCTACGGCTCCACCCGGGGCGTGACCACCAGCGACGAGGTGCTGGGCATCAGCGTGCCGATGGCCACCGCCATCGCCGACGCCGCCGCCGCGCGGCGCGAATACCTCGACGAGACCGGCGGCCGTTACGTGCACGTGCTGGCCGACGGCGACATCCACACCTCCGGCGAGCTGGCCAAGGCGATCGCCTGCGGCGCCGACGCGGTGGTGCTCGGCACGCCGCTCGCCGAATCCGCCGAAGCGCTCGGCGAGGGCTGGTTCTGGCCGGCCGCGGCGGCGCACCCGTCGTTGCCGCGCGGGGCGCTGCTACAGATCGCCCTCGGCGAACGGCCGCCGCTGGAGCGGGTGCTCAACGGGCCCTCCGACGACCCGTTCGGTTCCCTCAACCTGGTCGGCGGATTGCGCCGGTCGATGGCCAAGGCCGGCTATTGCGACCTCAAGGAGTTCCAGAAGGTCGGCCTGACGGTCGGCGGCTGA
- a CDS encoding GMC oxidoreductase, with protein MRPDYDVLIIGSGFGGSVSALRLTEKGYRVGVLEAGRRFADEDFAETSWDLRKFLWAPRLGCYGIQRIHPLRNVMILAGAGVGGGSLNYANTLYVPPEPFFKDRQWSHITDWRDELMPHYEQAKRMLGVVTNPTFTDADRILKEVADEMGCGDTFVSTPVGVFFGPDGTKTPGKTVPDPYFGGAGPERTGCLECGCCMTGCRYGAKNTLLKNYLGLAESAGAQVIPMTTVKGFQQRPDGVWEVRTVRTGSWLRRDRRTYTATHLILAAGTWGTQHLLFKMRDGGKLPRLSERLGVLTRTNSESIVGAGKLEVDPNLDLTHGVAITSSIHPTADTHVEPCRYGKGSNAMGLLQTLMTDGTGPEGTDVPRWKQLLDQAREDPRRMMRMLNVSQWSERTLIALVMQHLDNSITTYTKRGKLGIRWYTSKQGHGDPNPAWNPVGNRVTRRIAEKIDGVAGGTWGELFNIPLTAHFLGGAAIGDGPEHGVIDPYHRVYGYPTMFVVDGAAISANLGVNPSLSITAQAERAAALWPNKGENDQRPPQGQPYRRLDPIAPGHPVVPVDAPGALRWLPITPVSSTG; from the coding sequence ATGAGGCCGGATTACGACGTTCTGATCATCGGTTCGGGTTTCGGCGGCAGCGTCAGCGCGCTGCGGCTCACCGAAAAGGGCTACCGCGTAGGCGTATTGGAGGCCGGGCGGCGCTTCGCCGACGAGGACTTCGCCGAGACCTCCTGGGACCTGCGCAAGTTCCTGTGGGCGCCGCGGTTGGGTTGCTACGGCATCCAGCGGATCCACCCGCTGCGCAACGTGATGATCCTGGCCGGCGCCGGGGTGGGCGGCGGCTCGCTGAACTATGCCAACACGCTCTACGTGCCGCCGGAGCCGTTCTTCAAAGACCGGCAGTGGTCGCATATCACCGACTGGCGCGACGAGTTGATGCCGCACTACGAGCAGGCCAAACGGATGCTCGGTGTGGTCACCAACCCGACGTTCACCGACGCCGACCGCATCCTGAAGGAAGTCGCCGACGAGATGGGCTGCGGTGACACCTTCGTGTCCACCCCGGTGGGGGTGTTCTTCGGCCCCGACGGCACCAAGACCCCGGGCAAGACCGTGCCGGACCCCTATTTCGGTGGCGCGGGACCCGAGCGCACCGGTTGCCTGGAGTGCGGTTGCTGCATGACGGGCTGTCGCTACGGCGCCAAGAACACGCTGCTGAAGAACTACCTCGGCCTCGCCGAATCGGCTGGGGCGCAAGTCATCCCGATGACAACGGTCAAGGGTTTCCAGCAGCGGCCCGACGGGGTGTGGGAGGTCCGCACCGTGCGCACCGGAAGCTGGCTGCGCAGGGACCGGCGCACCTACACCGCGACACACCTGATCCTGGCGGCGGGCACGTGGGGGACACAGCATCTGCTGTTCAAGATGCGCGACGGGGGCAAGTTGCCGCGTCTTTCCGAGCGGCTGGGCGTGCTGACCCGCACCAACTCCGAGTCCATCGTCGGCGCCGGGAAGCTCGAGGTCGACCCGAACCTGGACCTGACGCACGGGGTGGCGATCACGTCGTCGATCCACCCCACCGCCGACACGCACGTCGAGCCCTGCCGCTACGGCAAGGGCTCCAACGCGATGGGATTGCTGCAGACCCTGATGACCGACGGCACCGGGCCGGAGGGCACCGACGTGCCGCGCTGGAAGCAGCTGTTGGACCAGGCCCGCGAGGACCCGCGCCGCATGATGCGGATGCTCAACGTCAGCCAGTGGAGCGAGCGCACCCTGATCGCCCTGGTGATGCAGCACCTGGACAACTCGATCACCACCTACACCAAGCGCGGGAAGCTGGGCATCCGGTGGTACACGAGCAAGCAGGGCCACGGGGACCCCAACCCGGCCTGGAATCCGGTCGGGAACCGGGTCACGCGGCGCATCGCCGAAAAGATCGACGGCGTGGCCGGCGGCACCTGGGGCGAACTGTTCAACATCCCGCTGACCGCGCACTTCCTCGGCGGCGCGGCGATCGGCGACGGCCCCGAGCACGGGGTCATCGACCCCTACCACCGGGTTTACGGCTACCCCACGATGTTCGTCGTGGACGGCGCCGCGATCTCGGCGAACCTGGGCGTCAACCCGTCGCTGTCCATCACCGCCCAGGCCGAGCGGGCCGCGGCGCTGTGGCCGAACAAGGGTGAGAACGATCAACGCCCGCCGCAGGGCCAGCCTTACCGCCGGCTGGACCCGATCGCGCCGGGGCACCCGGTGGTGCCCGTCGACGCACCGGGTGCCCTGCGCTGGTTGCCGATCACGCCGGTGAGCTCGACCGGCTAG
- a CDS encoding TauD/TfdA dioxygenase family protein, translating to MTGQITVTKLGSRIGARVDGVRLGGDLGQEAVEKIHRALLTHKVIFFRHQHHLDDQAQLAFAGLLGTPVGHPAAALLAAKNAPVITPINSEYGKANRWHTDVTFVANYPAASILRAVTLPRYGGSTLWTNTAAAYERLPEALKGLVENLWALHTNRYDYVTSDSPPAMSDAQRAFRQVFEKPDFRTEHPVVRVHPETGERTLLAGDFVRGFVGLDSHESSALLELLQRRITMPENTIRWSWAPGDVAIWDNRATQHRAIDDYDDQPRLMHRVTLMGDVPVDVHGQRSRVVSGAPLEAIAS from the coding sequence ATGACAGGTCAGATCACGGTCACCAAGCTGGGCAGCCGCATCGGCGCCCGGGTCGACGGCGTGCGCCTCGGAGGCGACCTCGGCCAGGAGGCGGTCGAGAAGATCCACCGGGCGCTGTTGACCCACAAGGTGATCTTCTTCCGCCACCAGCACCACCTCGACGACCAGGCACAGCTGGCGTTCGCCGGCCTGCTGGGCACGCCCGTCGGCCACCCGGCCGCCGCGCTGCTCGCCGCCAAGAACGCGCCGGTCATCACGCCGATCAACTCCGAGTACGGCAAGGCCAACCGCTGGCACACCGACGTAACGTTCGTCGCGAACTACCCGGCGGCCTCGATCCTGCGGGCGGTCACCCTGCCGCGGTATGGCGGGTCGACGCTGTGGACCAACACCGCCGCCGCCTACGAGCGGCTGCCCGAGGCGCTCAAGGGCCTGGTCGAGAACCTCTGGGCGCTGCACACCAACCGCTACGACTACGTGACCAGCGACTCGCCGCCGGCCATGAGCGACGCGCAGCGCGCGTTCCGCCAGGTCTTCGAGAAGCCGGACTTCCGGACCGAACACCCGGTGGTGCGCGTCCACCCCGAGACCGGCGAGCGCACCCTGCTGGCGGGCGACTTCGTGCGGGGCTTCGTCGGCCTCGACAGCCACGAATCAAGCGCGCTACTGGAGCTGCTGCAACGGCGAATCACGATGCCGGAGAACACGATTCGATGGAGCTGGGCCCCGGGCGACGTCGCCATCTGGGACAACCGGGCCACCCAGCACCGCGCCATCGACGACTACGACGACCAGCCTCGGCTGATGCACCGCGTCACCCTGATGGGCGACGTGCCCGTCGACGTGCACGGGCAGCGCAGCCGGGTGGTCAGCGGCGCACCGCTCGAGGCGATCGCGAGCTAG
- a CDS encoding TetR/AcrR family transcriptional regulator: protein MTTGSASGRANMPTGRAEVAAAVLEAATELFAERGPAATSIRDIAARSNVNHGLVFRHFGTKENLVGAVLDHLGANLTALLRDEAPAEELDRALDRQMRVMARTVLDGYPAGQLQKRFPNIATLLDWVLPLYENETEGRLAVANALALQFGWRLFAPILRSATGIDELTDDEIRQAARAEVGRILNPD, encoded by the coding sequence ATGACTACGGGTTCCGCAAGTGGCCGCGCCAACATGCCCACCGGACGGGCGGAGGTGGCCGCGGCCGTCCTGGAGGCCGCCACCGAGCTGTTCGCCGAGCGCGGCCCGGCCGCGACGTCGATCCGGGACATCGCCGCCCGGTCCAACGTCAACCACGGGCTGGTGTTTCGGCACTTCGGCACCAAGGAGAATCTGGTCGGCGCCGTGCTCGATCACCTGGGTGCCAACCTGACGGCGCTGCTGCGCGACGAGGCCCCCGCCGAGGAACTGGACCGGGCCCTCGACCGGCAGATGCGCGTGATGGCCCGAACCGTGCTCGACGGGTATCCGGCGGGGCAACTGCAGAAGCGTTTTCCGAACATCGCGACGTTACTCGACTGGGTGCTGCCGCTCTATGAGAACGAGACCGAAGGGCGACTCGCGGTCGCCAACGCCCTTGCGCTGCAATTCGGTTGGCGCCTCTTCGCGCCGATCCTGCGGTCGGCGACCGGGATCGACGAGCTGACCGACGACGAAATCCGGCAGGCGGCCCGCGCCGAGGTGGGGCGGATCCTCAATCCCGACTGA
- a CDS encoding glycoside hydrolase family 65 protein: MIDEASFPVEPWHFRETELDLNLLAQTESLFTLSNGHIGLRGNLDEGEPYGLPGTYLNSFYEIRPLPYAEAGYGYPEAGQTIVDVTNGKIIRLLVEDEPFDVRYGELVSHERVLDMRAGTMSRCAHWRSPAGKEIKLVSTRLVSLAQRGVAAIEYVIEAVGDFVRVTVQSELVTNEDQPQTSGDPRVSAILENPLVAVDHENTDTGALLMHRTRSSALMMSAAMDHEIDVPGRVEFSTDARDDLARTTVICGLRAGQKLRIVKYLAYGWSSMRSRPALRDQAAAAIHSARYSGWQGLLDAQRGYLDDFWDSADVEVEGDPESQQAVRFGLFHLLQASVRAERRAIPAKGLTGTGYDGHAFWDTESYVLPVLTYTAPHAVADALRWRASTLDLAKERAAELGLEGASFPWRTIRGQECSAYWPAGTAAWHINADIAMAFERYRIVTGDEELEKHCGLAVLVETARLWLSLGHHDRHGVWHLDGVTGPDEYTAIVRDNVFTNLMAAHNLRTAAEACNRHPEAAEAMGVTTEETASWRDAADSANIPYDAGLGVHQQCEGFTTLAEWDFQENHAYPLLLHDPYVRLYPAQVIKQADLVLAMQWQSHAFTPEQKARNVDYYERRMVRDSSLSACTQAVMCAEVGHLELAHDYAYEAGLIDLRDLHHNTRDGLHMASLAGAWTALVGGFGGLRDDEGILSLDPALPEGISRLRFRLRWRDFRVTVDVNHAQVTYTVRDGPGGQLTIRHAGEEVTLSTDTPKTIAVQHRKPLLPPPQQPPGREPLHRRALTRKK; this comes from the coding sequence ATGATCGATGAAGCATCCTTCCCGGTCGAGCCATGGCACTTCCGTGAGACCGAGCTCGATCTCAACCTGCTGGCCCAGACCGAATCCCTGTTCACCCTGTCCAACGGGCACATCGGGCTGCGCGGCAACCTCGACGAGGGTGAGCCCTACGGCCTGCCCGGCACTTACCTGAACTCCTTCTACGAGATCCGGCCGCTGCCCTATGCCGAGGCCGGGTACGGCTACCCGGAGGCCGGCCAGACGATCGTCGACGTCACGAACGGCAAAATCATCCGCCTGCTGGTCGAGGACGAGCCGTTCGACGTCCGCTACGGCGAATTGGTCTCGCACGAGCGGGTTCTCGACATGCGCGCCGGGACGATGTCCCGCTGCGCGCACTGGCGCTCCCCCGCGGGCAAGGAGATCAAGCTGGTGTCCACCCGGCTGGTGTCGCTGGCCCAGCGCGGTGTGGCCGCCATCGAATACGTCATCGAAGCGGTCGGCGACTTCGTCCGGGTCACCGTGCAGTCGGAGTTGGTCACCAACGAGGACCAGCCCCAGACCTCGGGCGACCCGCGGGTGTCGGCCATCCTGGAGAACCCACTGGTGGCCGTCGACCACGAAAACACCGACACCGGAGCGCTTCTCATGCACCGCACCCGCAGCAGCGCCCTGATGATGTCGGCGGCCATGGACCACGAGATCGACGTGCCCGGCCGCGTCGAATTCAGCACCGACGCCCGCGACGATCTGGCGCGGACCACGGTGATCTGCGGGCTGCGCGCCGGGCAGAAGCTGCGCATCGTCAAGTACTTGGCGTATGGCTGGTCGAGCATGCGTTCGCGCCCGGCGCTGCGCGACCAGGCCGCCGCCGCCATCCACAGCGCCCGCTACAGCGGGTGGCAGGGGCTGCTGGACGCGCAGCGCGGATACCTGGACGACTTCTGGGACAGCGCGGACGTCGAGGTCGAGGGCGACCCCGAATCCCAGCAAGCGGTGCGGTTCGGGCTTTTTCACCTGTTGCAGGCCAGCGTGCGCGCCGAGCGTCGCGCCATCCCCGCCAAGGGGCTCACCGGAACCGGCTACGACGGCCACGCCTTCTGGGACACCGAGAGCTACGTGCTGCCGGTGCTCACCTACACCGCACCGCACGCGGTGGCCGACGCGCTACGGTGGCGGGCGTCCACCCTGGACCTGGCCAAGGAGCGGGCGGCCGAGCTCGGCCTCGAAGGCGCCAGCTTCCCGTGGCGGACCATCCGCGGGCAGGAGTGCTCAGCCTACTGGCCGGCCGGCACCGCGGCCTGGCACATCAACGCCGACATCGCCATGGCCTTCGAGCGATACCGCATCGTCACCGGCGACGAGGAGCTGGAAAAGCATTGCGGCTTAGCGGTACTGGTCGAGACCGCCCGGCTCTGGCTCTCCCTGGGCCACCACGACCGGCACGGCGTCTGGCACCTGGACGGCGTCACCGGTCCCGACGAGTACACCGCGATCGTGCGCGACAACGTCTTCACCAACCTGATGGCCGCGCACAACCTGCGCACCGCCGCCGAGGCCTGCAACCGCCATCCCGAGGCGGCGGAGGCGATGGGTGTCACCACCGAGGAGACGGCGTCCTGGCGCGACGCGGCCGATTCCGCCAACATTCCCTACGACGCCGGCCTGGGGGTGCATCAGCAGTGCGAAGGGTTCACCACCCTCGCCGAATGGGACTTCCAGGAGAACCACGCCTACCCGTTGCTGCTGCACGACCCCTACGTGCGGCTCTACCCCGCCCAGGTGATCAAGCAGGCGGACCTGGTGCTGGCGATGCAGTGGCAGAGCCACGCGTTCACCCCGGAACAGAAGGCCCGCAACGTCGACTATTACGAGCGGCGCATGGTGCGCGACTCGTCGCTGTCCGCCTGCACCCAGGCGGTGATGTGCGCCGAGGTCGGGCACCTGGAGCTGGCGCATGACTACGCCTACGAGGCGGGGCTGATCGACCTGCGCGACCTGCACCACAACACCCGCGACGGCCTGCACATGGCCTCGCTCGCCGGTGCCTGGACGGCGCTGGTCGGCGGCTTCGGCGGCCTGCGCGACGACGAGGGCATCCTGTCGCTGGATCCCGCGCTGCCCGAAGGCATTTCGCGCCTGCGATTCCGGCTTAGGTGGCGCGATTTCCGGGTGACCGTCGACGTGAATCACGCGCAAGTCACCTACACGGTGCGCGACGGGCCGGGGGGCCAGCTCACCATCCGGCACGCGGGCGAAGAGGTCACCCTGAGCACCGACACGCCGAAAACTATTGCGGTGCAACACCGCAAGCCACTGCTGCCGCCCCCGCAGCAGCCACCGGGCCGCGAGCCACTACATCGCCGGGCGCTGACCCGCAAAAAGTGA
- a CDS encoding beta-phosphoglucomutase family hydrolase, with translation MLGLPEKVHACLFDLDGVLTDTASVHTKAWKAMFDDYLSERAERTGEKFVPFDAAADYRQYVDGKKREDGVRSFLQSRGIDLPDGSPDDPGDAETVYGLGNRKNDMFQQVLRKDGVEVFEGSRRYLEAVSAAGLGIAVVSSSANTRDVLEITGLDRFIQQRVDGVTLRDEHIAGKPAPDSYLRGAELLGVPADAAAVFEDAISGVQAGHAGNFGYVVGVDRVGQADDLRRNGADVVVTDLAELLPS, from the coding sequence GTGCTGGGTCTGCCGGAGAAGGTGCACGCCTGCCTGTTCGACCTCGACGGTGTGCTGACCGACACCGCCAGCGTGCACACCAAGGCCTGGAAGGCCATGTTCGACGACTACCTGTCCGAGCGGGCCGAGCGCACGGGCGAGAAATTCGTCCCCTTCGACGCGGCCGCCGACTACCGCCAGTACGTGGACGGCAAGAAGCGCGAGGACGGGGTCCGGTCGTTCCTGCAGAGCCGCGGGATCGACCTGCCCGACGGCAGCCCCGACGACCCGGGAGACGCCGAGACGGTGTACGGCCTGGGCAACCGCAAGAACGACATGTTCCAGCAGGTCCTGCGCAAGGACGGCGTCGAAGTCTTCGAAGGTTCACGCAGATACCTGGAGGCGGTCTCGGCCGCCGGCCTGGGCATCGCGGTGGTGTCCTCGAGCGCCAACACGCGCGACGTCCTCGAGATCACCGGCCTGGACCGGTTCATCCAGCAACGGGTGGACGGCGTCACGCTGCGCGACGAGCACATCGCCGGCAAGCCCGCCCCGGACTCCTACCTGCGGGGGGCCGAGCTGCTCGGCGTGCCCGCCGACGCCGCCGCCGTGTTCGAGGACGCGATCTCGGGCGTGCAGGCCGGCCACGCCGGTAACTTCGGCTACGTGGTGGGCGTCGACCGGGTGGGCCAGGCCGACGATCTGCGCCGCAACGGCGCCGACGTGGTGGTCACCGACCTCGCCGAGCTGCTGCCGTCATGA
- a CDS encoding alpha/beta fold hydrolase, with protein MQPNDIPDRRYTTKWSGGRGETSFFQRSDGSRLRYFTTGTGPPLVLLHTVRTQLDYFQRVIPGLWDEFTVYALDLPGMGWSDIVPGARYGEPELRIAVVEFVKSLGLRDVTLAGESMGAAIALLASIELSDRVSNVVAFNPYDYPSGLERGNWFARVIGTGVRLPGCGPVFARLENRLILRGVLRGGFADRRALPDDLLTELRRSGRRPGYPVVNRAIMRSLDGFVDARSRYPQVTAPVTLVYSEHDWSRTAEREHVARQLNVQPVTVPGAGHFSALERPAEMVRVIRQSGRRAADT; from the coding sequence ATGCAGCCCAACGATATTCCAGACCGGCGCTACACGACGAAATGGAGCGGCGGCCGAGGTGAGACCAGTTTCTTCCAACGGTCCGACGGATCCCGGTTGCGCTACTTCACGACCGGAACCGGACCCCCGCTCGTCCTGCTGCACACCGTTCGCACCCAGCTGGACTACTTCCAGCGTGTCATCCCCGGGCTCTGGGACGAATTCACGGTCTACGCGCTGGATCTGCCCGGCATGGGATGGTCCGACATCGTCCCCGGCGCGCGCTACGGCGAACCGGAGCTACGCATCGCCGTCGTCGAATTCGTGAAATCCCTTGGCCTGCGCGACGTGACTTTGGCCGGCGAATCGATGGGTGCCGCGATCGCGCTGTTGGCCTCGATCGAGCTGAGCGACCGGGTAAGCAACGTGGTGGCCTTCAACCCCTACGACTACCCGAGCGGCCTGGAGCGCGGTAACTGGTTCGCGCGCGTCATCGGAACGGGCGTCCGACTGCCCGGCTGCGGACCGGTCTTCGCGCGGCTGGAGAATCGCCTGATCCTGCGGGGCGTGTTGCGGGGCGGCTTCGCGGACCGCCGCGCGCTCCCGGATGACCTGCTCACAGAGCTCCGCCGAAGCGGCCGGCGACCCGGTTACCCCGTGGTGAACCGCGCCATCATGCGCAGCCTCGACGGGTTCGTCGACGCACGAAGCCGCTACCCGCAGGTGACGGCGCCCGTCACGCTGGTGTACAGCGAGCACGATTGGTCCCGCACGGCCGAGCGCGAGCACGTCGCTCGCCAACTGAATGTCCAGCCCGTCACGGTGCCCGGTGCCGGCCACTTCTCGGCGCTCGAGCGCCCAGCGGAGATGGTCCGCGTCATCCGGCAAAGCGGAAGACGGGCGGCCGACACGTGA
- a CDS encoding class I SAM-dependent methyltransferase yields MNQTIQSQYSTGLSRNNIEQALRSAGKDLDRLAPADLGLLEDFHTMGRIATAQLVELAQITGESAVLDAGSGVGGTARYIAGRYGSQVTAVDLTDEYCETNRWLNRLVGLDDRISVHQADVTELPFPDAVFDSAISQHVQMNIADKARLYAEARRVLKDGGLLALWDIAIGDGTPLDYPLPWADHPSRSHLVTPNELRATVESAGFTVEHWKDLTDEAASVMRALVAQPANPLGLHAFVTDFPRKVENLTHALADGRLRAVQAICRR; encoded by the coding sequence ATGAACCAGACGATCCAGAGCCAGTACTCGACCGGCCTGTCGCGCAACAACATCGAGCAGGCGCTACGCTCCGCCGGGAAGGACCTCGACCGCCTCGCCCCCGCCGACCTGGGCCTGCTGGAGGACTTCCACACCATGGGTCGCATCGCCACCGCGCAGCTGGTGGAGCTGGCGCAGATCACCGGCGAGAGCGCCGTGCTCGACGCCGGCAGCGGGGTCGGCGGCACCGCCCGTTACATCGCCGGGCGCTACGGCAGCCAGGTCACCGCCGTCGACCTCACCGACGAGTACTGCGAAACGAACCGCTGGCTCAATCGACTCGTCGGCCTCGACGATCGGATTTCCGTTCATCAAGCGGACGTCACCGAACTCCCCTTTCCCGACGCGGTTTTCGACTCCGCCATCAGCCAGCACGTCCAGATGAACATCGCCGACAAGGCGCGCCTGTACGCTGAAGCACGGCGGGTGCTCAAAGATGGCGGACTACTTGCGCTGTGGGACATCGCGATTGGGGATGGCACCCCACTCGACTATCCGCTGCCGTGGGCCGATCACCCTAGCCGCAGCCATCTGGTCACCCCCAACGAATTGCGGGCCACCGTCGAGTCGGCGGGGTTCACCGTCGAACACTGGAAGGACCTCACCGACGAGGCGGCCTCGGTGATGCGGGCCCTCGTGGCGCAGCCCGCCAACCCGCTGGGCCTGCACGCCTTCGTCACCGACTTCCCACGCAAAGTCGAAAATCTCACCCACGCCCTTGCCGACGGACGCCTGCGGGCCGTCCAGGCCATTTGCAGGCGCTGA